The following proteins come from a genomic window of Geomonas sp. RF6:
- a CDS encoding acetoacetate--CoA ligase yields the protein MKTPIWNPPPDKVATAAITRFMALVNERHGKAFTGYHDLYRWSVTDSSTFWGDMWDFAGIIASRPYLQVIDDPTRFPGARWFPGATLNFAENLLRYRDERTAIVFKGEEGRTRRISYRELYQQAAQLAHALRTAGVVAGDRVAGYLPNLPETVIAMLAATSLGAVWSSCSPEFGVQGVLDRFGQIEPKVLFTASGYLHKGTHFPMLKRVSEIAEKIPSLEHVVVFPYPHREGGVTEIPRAVRYENFVSYQDAPDEIDFVQVPAGHPLYIMYSSGTTGAPKCMVQGVAGILVNQLKEHLLHVGLTRDDTILYVTTCGWMMWNWLVCALAVGATIVLYEGHPFHPAPDVLWQLAEEEQITVFGTSARYLASLERSGVRPASGHDLSRLRAILSTGSPLAEHTFHYVYREIGSQLQLSSISGGTDINGCFGIGSPVLPVYPGELQCRGLGMPVQVFDDSGNAVEGKAGELVCTGPTPSMPLFFWNDPDGSKYLKAYFEKFPGVWTHGDWCEITPTGGLIIYGRSDATLNPGGVRIGTAELYRLMETLPEVADSLAVGQRVEGDERVVLFVRLAEEAQFGPELEEKLRREIREKLSPRHVPAKIIPVSDIPYTVNMKKVELAVRNIIHGEPVTNREALINPQALELYRDLPDLKS from the coding sequence ATGAAGACACCGATCTGGAACCCGCCGCCGGATAAAGTAGCGACCGCAGCCATCACCAGGTTCATGGCCCTGGTAAATGAACGGCACGGGAAAGCCTTCACCGGCTACCATGACCTCTACCGCTGGTCAGTCACCGACTCCTCCACCTTCTGGGGCGACATGTGGGACTTCGCCGGCATTATCGCCTCGCGGCCGTACCTCCAGGTCATCGATGATCCCACCAGGTTTCCCGGCGCCAGATGGTTTCCGGGGGCCACCCTCAACTTTGCCGAAAATCTCCTTCGCTACCGCGACGAGCGTACCGCCATCGTCTTCAAGGGAGAGGAGGGCAGGACCCGACGCATCAGCTACCGGGAGCTCTATCAGCAAGCAGCACAGCTGGCTCACGCCCTGCGGACGGCGGGAGTGGTGGCAGGAGACCGGGTCGCGGGGTATCTGCCGAACCTCCCGGAGACGGTCATCGCCATGCTCGCCGCCACCAGCCTCGGCGCAGTCTGGTCCTCCTGCTCGCCGGAATTCGGGGTACAGGGAGTGCTGGACCGCTTCGGCCAGATCGAGCCGAAGGTCCTCTTTACCGCCAGCGGGTACCTGCACAAGGGGACCCACTTCCCGATGCTGAAGCGGGTCTCCGAGATCGCTGAAAAGATCCCTTCCCTCGAGCACGTCGTGGTATTCCCCTACCCGCACAGGGAAGGGGGTGTCACGGAGATCCCCCGTGCGGTGCGCTATGAGAATTTTGTCTCGTATCAAGATGCACCAGATGAGATCGACTTCGTGCAGGTCCCCGCCGGTCACCCCCTCTACATCATGTATTCCTCCGGCACGACCGGCGCCCCGAAGTGCATGGTGCAGGGCGTGGCCGGCATACTGGTGAACCAGCTTAAAGAGCACCTGCTGCACGTGGGCCTCACCCGCGACGACACTATTCTCTACGTCACCACCTGCGGGTGGATGATGTGGAACTGGCTCGTCTGCGCCCTGGCGGTCGGCGCGACAATCGTGCTGTACGAGGGTCACCCCTTTCATCCCGCACCGGATGTCCTGTGGCAACTCGCGGAAGAGGAGCAGATCACCGTCTTTGGCACCAGCGCCCGCTACCTCGCTTCTCTCGAGCGGTCCGGCGTCCGCCCCGCCTCGGGCCACGACCTCTCCCGCCTGCGCGCCATCCTCTCCACCGGATCTCCCTTGGCCGAGCACACCTTCCACTACGTGTACCGGGAGATCGGCAGCCAGCTGCAGCTCTCGTCCATCTCCGGGGGAACCGACATAAACGGCTGCTTCGGGATAGGCAGTCCGGTCCTGCCGGTGTACCCGGGCGAGTTGCAGTGCCGGGGGCTCGGCATGCCTGTTCAGGTATTTGATGACTCCGGCAACGCGGTGGAGGGGAAGGCGGGGGAGCTTGTCTGCACCGGGCCTACTCCTTCCATGCCCCTTTTCTTCTGGAACGACCCGGACGGCAGCAAGTATCTCAAGGCGTACTTCGAAAAGTTTCCCGGCGTGTGGACCCACGGTGACTGGTGCGAGATCACCCCCACCGGCGGCCTCATCATCTACGGGCGCTCCGACGCCACCCTCAACCCGGGGGGGGTCCGGATCGGCACGGCGGAGCTGTACCGCCTCATGGAGACCCTCCCGGAGGTCGCGGACAGCCTCGCAGTGGGGCAGCGGGTGGAGGGGGACGAAAGGGTGGTCCTCTTCGTGCGACTGGCAGAAGAGGCGCAATTCGGGCCCGAGCTGGAGGAGAAGCTGCGCCGCGAGATCCGGGAGAAGCTCTCCCCGCGTCACGTCCCGGCGAAGATCATTCCCGTTTCGGACATCCCGTACACGGTGAACATGAAGAAAGTGGAGTTGGCGGTGCGCAACATAATCCACGGGGAGCCGGTGACGAACAGGGAGGCTCTCATCAACCCGCAGGCACTGGAGCTGTATCGGGACCTCCCGGACCTAAAGAGCTGA
- a CDS encoding aldo/keto reductase: protein MAIPKRKLGKTGEEVTILGLGGEGILRTFGLERDAYALINRALDLGITYCESARAYQGSESYYGKALKERRKEIFLTSKSHARDKDGALEHLHETLHNMGTDHIDLWQVHDVRTRRELEEIFGPGGAIEAFVEAKEQGKVRFIGVTGHHDPAILRSALELFPFDTVLMPVNPAEASHKSFVEGVLPHAMEREMGIVGMKVYLRGLASRVPGYQSMEPYLRYALSHPVSTVVIGCDDLRQVEQNVLFATRFEQMTDEEMGEIVEYLHPFARQLMYYKP, encoded by the coding sequence ATGGCGATACCAAAACGGAAACTGGGAAAGACCGGGGAGGAGGTGACGATCCTCGGGCTCGGCGGGGAGGGGATATTGCGCACCTTCGGCCTGGAGCGCGACGCCTATGCCCTCATCAACAGGGCGCTCGACCTCGGCATCACCTACTGTGAGTCGGCGCGGGCCTACCAGGGGAGCGAGTCGTACTACGGGAAGGCGCTGAAGGAGCGGAGAAAGGAGATCTTCCTCACCAGCAAGTCGCACGCGCGCGACAAGGATGGAGCGCTGGAGCACCTGCACGAGACGCTGCACAACATGGGGACCGACCATATCGATCTCTGGCAGGTGCACGACGTGCGCACCCGGCGCGAGCTGGAGGAAATCTTTGGCCCCGGCGGAGCCATCGAGGCATTCGTGGAGGCAAAGGAGCAGGGGAAGGTCCGTTTCATCGGCGTCACCGGCCATCACGATCCCGCTATTTTGCGGAGCGCCCTGGAGCTATTTCCCTTCGACACCGTCCTTATGCCGGTTAATCCGGCGGAAGCGTCCCACAAGAGCTTTGTGGAAGGGGTCCTGCCTCATGCCATGGAGCGGGAGATGGGGATCGTGGGTATGAAGGTGTATCTGCGCGGCCTGGCTTCGCGGGTGCCGGGATACCAGAGCATGGAGCCGTATCTGCGCTACGCCCTCTCGCACCCGGTGAGCACCGTGGTTATCGGCTGTGACGATCTGCGGCAGGTAGAGCAGAATGTTCTTTTCGCGACGAGATTCGAGCAGATGACGGATGAGGAGATGGGTGAGATCGTCGAATACCTGCACCCGTTCGCGCGGCAGCTTATGTATTACAAGCCGTGA
- a CDS encoding Zn-ribbon domain-containing OB-fold protein has protein sequence MNKDIKLPETDAGTILFNVNPIIQKFHYEIDYIHTYAQDTPFFAGLAKQKLLGSRCKGCGYTFATPRSHCMECGSPTEWVELPQRGIVHTFTTCHFGGEAFLKETPFTLILVEFEGVQTLFLSRLLGAEGDEIKIGMPVRARFLRNCKFKPTDVYFVPV, from the coding sequence ATGAACAAGGACATCAAGCTGCCGGAAACAGACGCTGGAACGATTCTTTTCAACGTGAATCCCATCATCCAGAAATTTCACTACGAGATAGATTACATACATACCTATGCGCAGGATACCCCGTTCTTTGCGGGGCTGGCGAAGCAAAAGCTCCTGGGGAGCCGCTGCAAGGGGTGCGGCTACACCTTCGCCACGCCGCGCAGCCACTGCATGGAGTGCGGGTCGCCGACGGAATGGGTGGAGCTGCCGCAGCGCGGGATCGTGCACACCTTCACGACCTGCCATTTCGGCGGCGAGGCGTTCCTGAAGGAGACGCCGTTCACCCTGATCCTGGTGGAGTTCGAGGGGGTGCAGACGCTGTTCCTCTCGCGGCTGCTCGGGGCAGAAGGGGACGAGATAAAGATAGGGATGCCGGTGCGTGCCCGCTTCCTGCGCAACTGCAAGTTCAAGCCGACCGACGTCTATTTCGTCCCGGTGTGA
- a CDS encoding thiolase C-terminal domain-containing protein: MRPVYMVTGGITKFAKSHPDKDFRLMVKEALDYAMGDLPGISLDEIDGSVCSYFSDHFTRQLMAGAMVQDYVGLSPKPSRRVEGGGATGGLCFQSAWESVASGRMEVCLAMGFETMGRVNTWKGNEFIALASDTNFDFPVGGFYTGYYAMMLNRHMYEFGTTVEQMAKVAVKNHINAVHNRYAQRPGRITIEDVRSSQMVATPLTLLDICQMSEGAAVCILASEKAAQRLGGTPVLVKGVGSGTDAMRMADRPHGKVLLLPHEKEEDYVDVKYPGVHSFRGGRMAAKLAYAMAGINDPGQDLDFIELHDAYTSSEIQTYEDLGLCRYGEGGSYVDSGAPFMPNIEYGLTFSDTSRWRKLPVNPSGGLLACGHPVGATGLMQAVFAFWQLQGSVQKHLGDSTLQLSAPKRGLIHSHAGTGTYITVSILEKV, from the coding sequence ATGAGACCGGTGTACATGGTAACGGGTGGCATCACGAAGTTCGCGAAATCGCATCCCGACAAAGATTTCCGACTCATGGTGAAGGAGGCGCTGGACTACGCCATGGGCGATCTTCCCGGCATTTCGCTCGACGAAATCGACGGCAGCGTCTGCTCCTACTTTTCCGACCACTTCACCCGGCAGCTTATGGCGGGTGCCATGGTGCAGGACTACGTGGGGCTCTCGCCGAAACCGTCGCGCCGCGTGGAGGGGGGTGGTGCCACCGGCGGCCTCTGCTTCCAGTCTGCCTGGGAATCGGTGGCCTCCGGTCGGATGGAAGTTTGCCTCGCCATGGGGTTCGAGACGATGGGCCGGGTCAATACCTGGAAAGGGAACGAGTTCATCGCCCTTGCCTCCGACACCAACTTCGACTTTCCGGTTGGAGGCTTCTATACCGGGTACTACGCGATGATGCTGAACCGCCACATGTACGAATTCGGCACCACGGTGGAGCAGATGGCGAAGGTGGCGGTAAAAAACCACATCAACGCCGTGCACAATCGCTACGCACAACGGCCGGGTAGGATCACCATCGAGGACGTGCGTTCCTCTCAGATGGTGGCAACGCCTCTTACGCTGCTGGACATCTGCCAGATGTCCGAGGGCGCCGCTGTGTGCATCCTGGCCAGCGAAAAGGCGGCGCAGCGCCTCGGGGGAACGCCGGTACTGGTGAAAGGGGTCGGCAGCGGCACAGACGCGATGCGCATGGCGGACCGCCCGCACGGGAAGGTGCTCCTGTTGCCTCATGAAAAGGAGGAGGATTACGTCGATGTGAAGTATCCCGGCGTCCACTCCTTCCGCGGCGGGAGGATGGCGGCGAAACTGGCCTACGCCATGGCAGGAATAAACGACCCTGGGCAGGATCTTGACTTCATCGAGCTGCACGACGCCTACACCTCATCGGAGATCCAGACGTACGAGGATCTGGGGCTCTGCCGCTACGGCGAGGGTGGCTCCTACGTCGACTCCGGCGCTCCCTTCATGCCGAACATCGAATACGGTCTCACCTTTTCCGACACCTCCCGGTGGCGGAAGCTCCCGGTGAACCCGTCAGGCGGGCTCCTCGCCTGCGGTCATCCGGTCGGTGCGACGGGACTCATGCAGGCGGTTTTCGCCTTCTGGCAACTGCAGGGCTCCGTGCAGAAGCACCTGGGGGACAGCACGCTGCAGTTGTCCGCCCCGAAGCGCGGGCTGATCCACAGCCACGCGGGGACCGGGACGTATATCACCGTGTCGATACTGGAGAAGGTCTGA
- a CDS encoding acyl-CoA dehydrogenase family protein has product MEWELTSEQRALRDMVREFAEGKLKPGAAKRDESGEFPWDEVRELQQMGLFGLIFPSEYGGGGRDLLSFVLAIEELARCDASVTITLLAHTLCTTHINLFASPAQKDRFLGPLVSGRKLGAWALTEPDAGSNAGGIKTVAASESQGWRLSGKKYFITNGSKADTLVIMALTDAERQAKGISAFVVPGDTPGLARGKNLDKLGFRSSDTTALMLKDLVLPRDALLGEMHQGFYQAMQVLDTGRIGVAAMAIGIARACLEDSLAYMRKRNAFGKPIGEFQAVQWMVADMATELDAARLLVHRAAVLRDLGRPFRREASMAKLFSSEAATRAALKAVQIHGGYGYTKAFPVERYLREAKLCEIGEGTSEIQRMVISRDLLKEEGVS; this is encoded by the coding sequence ATGGAATGGGAACTTACCAGCGAGCAGCGGGCATTGCGGGACATGGTGCGCGAGTTCGCGGAGGGGAAGCTGAAGCCCGGGGCGGCCAAGCGCGATGAAAGCGGGGAGTTTCCCTGGGACGAGGTCAGGGAACTGCAACAGATGGGGCTCTTCGGCCTGATCTTCCCGTCGGAGTACGGAGGGGGAGGGCGCGATCTCCTCTCCTTTGTCCTCGCCATCGAGGAACTGGCTCGCTGCGATGCCTCGGTCACCATCACCCTTCTCGCCCACACGCTGTGCACGACCCACATAAATCTCTTCGCATCGCCCGCGCAGAAAGACCGCTTCCTCGGGCCGCTGGTAAGCGGGCGGAAGCTTGGGGCATGGGCATTGACCGAGCCGGACGCCGGGAGCAATGCCGGCGGGATCAAGACGGTGGCCGCCTCCGAGTCGCAGGGGTGGCGGCTGAGCGGAAAGAAGTACTTCATCACCAACGGTTCGAAAGCGGACACACTCGTTATCATGGCGCTCACCGATGCGGAGCGGCAGGCGAAAGGGATCTCCGCCTTCGTCGTCCCGGGCGACACCCCCGGGCTCGCCCGCGGCAAGAACCTCGACAAGCTGGGATTTCGCTCCTCCGACACGACAGCGCTCATGCTGAAAGACCTCGTCCTGCCGCGCGACGCGCTCCTTGGGGAGATGCACCAGGGGTTCTACCAGGCGATGCAGGTGCTCGATACCGGCCGCATCGGAGTCGCCGCCATGGCGATCGGGATCGCGCGCGCCTGCCTCGAGGACAGCCTCGCCTACATGCGCAAGCGGAACGCCTTCGGAAAGCCGATCGGGGAGTTCCAGGCGGTCCAGTGGATGGTGGCGGACATGGCCACGGAGCTTGACGCGGCGAGGCTTCTCGTGCACCGGGCGGCAGTGCTGAGGGATCTCGGCCGCCCCTTCCGCCGGGAGGCGTCGATGGCGAAGCTCTTCTCATCGGAGGCCGCCACCCGGGCGGCGTTGAAGGCTGTCCAGATACATGGCGGCTACGGGTATACGAAGGCATTTCCGGTCGAGCGCTACCTGCGCGAGGCGAAACTTTGCGAGATCGGGGAGGGGACTTCTGAGATACAGCGTATGGTTATTTCCCGCGATCTTCTGAAAGAGGAGGGGGTATCATGA
- a CDS encoding pirin family protein gives MPQGQNEVRRIAKVWQSKPTIEGAGVHLQRAFGYYQVPDLDPFLLLDDFHSADPAEYLAGFPWHPHRGIETITYVLHGDVEHGDSMGNKGVIGSGDVQWMTAGSGIIHQEMPKGDATGLMWGFQLWANLPASHKMMDPRYRGLTAAEIPEVSLEGGVKARIICGEVNGVRGPVQDVVIDPEYLDVTVPANSTFTHATRRGHKVFTYVFEGSGYFDPGRDPFSYEVVGKKWFELNRPCKVGSRHLVLYGDGDEVTVCTEDEPVRFLLVSGRPLNEPVAWYGPIVMNTKEELRTAFNDYEKGTFIKVGKVEGPA, from the coding sequence ATGCCACAGGGGCAAAACGAGGTCAGGCGCATAGCCAAGGTATGGCAGAGCAAGCCGACGATAGAGGGGGCGGGGGTACACCTGCAGCGAGCCTTCGGCTACTACCAGGTCCCGGATCTCGATCCCTTTCTCCTTCTCGATGACTTCCACTCGGCAGACCCCGCCGAATATCTCGCAGGGTTCCCGTGGCACCCGCATCGCGGTATCGAGACGATCACCTACGTCCTGCACGGCGACGTGGAGCACGGGGACAGCATGGGGAACAAGGGGGTGATCGGCTCCGGCGACGTGCAGTGGATGACGGCGGGGAGCGGCATCATCCATCAGGAGATGCCGAAGGGGGATGCCACCGGCCTTATGTGGGGATTTCAGCTCTGGGCGAACCTGCCTGCCTCCCACAAGATGATGGACCCCCGCTACCGCGGCCTCACGGCGGCAGAGATTCCGGAGGTTTCCCTGGAGGGGGGCGTGAAGGCGCGGATCATCTGCGGCGAGGTAAATGGCGTGCGGGGACCGGTACAGGATGTGGTGATCGATCCCGAATACCTGGACGTGACAGTCCCGGCAAATAGCACCTTTACCCACGCAACTCGCCGCGGCCACAAGGTCTTCACCTACGTTTTTGAAGGCTCCGGCTACTTCGATCCCGGCCGGGACCCCTTTTCCTATGAGGTGGTGGGGAAGAAGTGGTTCGAGCTGAATCGGCCGTGCAAGGTGGGAAGCCGCCACCTGGTCCTCTACGGCGACGGGGACGAGGTGACCGTGTGCACGGAGGACGAGCCGGTGCGCTTTCTCCTGGTGTCGGGGCGCCCTCTGAACGAGCCGGTGGCGTGGTACGGCCCGATCGTCATGAACACGAAGGAGGAGTTGCGCACCGCCTTCAACGACTACGAGAAAGGCACCTTCATAAAGGTAGGGAAGGTGGAGGGACCGGCTTGA
- a CDS encoding PAS domain S-box protein: MSKFSTITIRAQLFFMALIIALPAAGIIVYSGLKQREEALVKARVETQKVVANLVSEQQTLVACAKQLLSTLALLPDVRNHNEERVRSILAQNLQINPQFLNIFILDAKGKLWASAVPGPPGLDAADRRYFQNAVRTGRFSSGECIVDRILHKPALSFGYPYRNERGEIAGVVCANFDLNYCSRTLERFRLPAGSSCLMVDRNGVIVGKGINPVGYIGMKSTGKQREQLLNTRDGETMVSPGVDGVVRYSSYRRIFLEGESSPYMYIRAGIPMKSVYGSANMALITNLFCLLPFLALAFYVAGRIGKHSIVDRVAVLHSASQRFARGDLDVRVSELVQGGELGSLGASFDAMASSLQREQKALRESENNFRTLAETANDGMLVVAEDGALMYANSRIAQILGYSAHKLIGADITELAPAEELPRWKSLLRVAGEKDQQQYETRVVTTGGGEVPVEVTCSSTLWHGCSASLVIVRDISDRKRVEEDLRASYNILQRTFASLNETVLIVGAEGGIIEACNDMAKRMLGFSVEELVGRRVADLHVSPEMYEHFCEMRMKMYREKGYFEATYKLRRKDGTIFDSEHVITPIRSESGAVVSHVGVIRDITERKRQEEMLQAKALVLENMAEGVSECAGDGTILFTNPAFDAIFGYPKGELLGKNVSILGHRPSGDSGAFPPDVAGSLKRHGMWFGEFANRKKDGTIFHTYARVNVVPCSGNWITVLDDITERQEMERMKDGMISAVSHEMRTPLTALIGYFQIIQEKGLADPQLREYLETMYNETVRLNELIGNFLDLQRLKARKALYSFKPLALNSLITDTAALFANTSKKHHITLNVDSELPAVIGDEDRLHQVFNNLLSNAIKYSPAGGEIVLTTRSEGSNVAVSVQDRGIGIPPEALNKIFERFYRVDNTDARTVGGTGLGLALVREVIDTHGGNVRVESVLGKGSTFQVSLPVAEKTYNAQMIS; this comes from the coding sequence ATGTCGAAATTTTCAACAATAACGATACGGGCGCAGCTCTTCTTCATGGCGCTCATCATCGCGCTTCCTGCGGCGGGGATCATCGTGTACTCGGGGCTCAAGCAGCGCGAGGAGGCGCTGGTGAAGGCGCGGGTGGAGACGCAGAAGGTCGTGGCAAATCTTGTCTCGGAGCAGCAGACGCTCGTGGCGTGCGCGAAGCAGCTGCTGAGCACCCTCGCGCTCCTCCCGGACGTGCGCAACCACAACGAGGAGCGCGTCCGCTCGATCCTCGCCCAGAACCTGCAGATCAATCCGCAGTTTCTGAACATATTCATCCTCGACGCGAAGGGGAAGCTCTGGGCATCCGCGGTCCCGGGCCCCCCCGGTCTCGACGCGGCAGACCGCAGGTACTTCCAGAATGCGGTGCGGACCGGGAGGTTCTCCTCGGGCGAGTGCATCGTGGACAGGATACTCCACAAGCCGGCCCTGAGCTTCGGGTACCCGTACAGGAACGAGCGGGGCGAGATCGCCGGGGTGGTGTGCGCCAACTTCGACCTCAACTACTGCAGTCGCACGCTGGAGCGCTTCAGGCTCCCCGCCGGTTCCAGCTGCCTCATGGTGGACCGCAATGGCGTGATCGTCGGGAAAGGGATCAATCCGGTCGGCTACATAGGGATGAAGAGCACCGGGAAGCAGAGGGAGCAGCTTCTGAATACCCGGGACGGAGAGACGATGGTCTCTCCGGGCGTGGACGGCGTTGTCCGCTACTCGAGCTACCGCAGGATCTTCCTCGAGGGGGAATCCTCACCATACATGTATATCCGCGCCGGGATCCCGATGAAGTCCGTCTACGGGTCTGCCAACATGGCCCTTATCACCAACCTCTTCTGTCTTCTCCCCTTCCTGGCACTCGCTTTCTACGTCGCCGGGCGTATCGGGAAGCACTCGATCGTCGATCGGGTGGCGGTCCTGCACAGCGCATCGCAGCGCTTTGCCAGGGGGGACCTCGATGTGAGGGTCTCAGAGCTCGTCCAGGGGGGGGAGCTCGGAAGCCTCGGCGCCTCTTTCGATGCCATGGCCTCATCGCTGCAAAGGGAGCAAAAGGCTCTGCGCGAGAGTGAGAACAACTTCCGGACCCTCGCAGAGACGGCGAACGACGGGATGCTCGTAGTTGCGGAAGACGGCGCCCTCATGTACGCCAATTCCCGCATCGCCCAGATCCTCGGGTACAGCGCCCACAAACTGATCGGCGCGGATATCACGGAGCTTGCCCCGGCAGAAGAACTCCCGCGCTGGAAGAGCCTCCTGCGAGTCGCAGGGGAGAAGGACCAGCAGCAGTACGAGACGAGAGTGGTCACGACCGGTGGCGGCGAAGTCCCGGTCGAGGTTACGTGCTCGAGCACCCTGTGGCACGGCTGCTCCGCAAGTCTCGTCATTGTGCGCGACATCTCGGACCGAAAACGGGTGGAGGAAGACCTGCGTGCCTCCTACAACATCCTGCAGCGGACCTTCGCCAGCCTGAACGAGACGGTGCTGATAGTCGGGGCCGAGGGGGGGATCATTGAGGCCTGCAACGACATGGCGAAGAGGATGCTCGGCTTCTCCGTGGAGGAACTGGTCGGTAGACGGGTCGCCGATCTGCACGTCAGCCCAGAAATGTACGAGCACTTTTGTGAGATGAGGATGAAAATGTACCGGGAGAAGGGGTACTTCGAGGCCACCTACAAGCTGAGGCGCAAGGACGGCACCATCTTCGACTCCGAGCACGTCATCACCCCGATTCGTTCCGAGAGCGGCGCCGTCGTCAGCCATGTCGGCGTCATCCGCGACATAACGGAACGGAAGCGGCAGGAGGAGATGCTGCAGGCAAAGGCCCTTGTGCTGGAGAACATGGCGGAAGGGGTCAGCGAGTGCGCAGGTGACGGCACCATCCTCTTCACCAATCCCGCCTTCGACGCGATTTTCGGCTATCCCAAAGGTGAGCTGCTGGGGAAAAACGTCTCCATTCTCGGACACCGTCCCTCCGGTGACAGCGGGGCATTCCCCCCTGATGTCGCTGGAAGCCTGAAGCGACACGGCATGTGGTTCGGGGAGTTCGCCAACAGGAAGAAAGACGGCACCATCTTCCACACCTATGCGCGCGTCAACGTCGTCCCCTGCTCCGGCAACTGGATCACGGTGCTGGACGACATCACGGAGCGGCAGGAGATGGAGCGGATGAAGGACGGCATGATCTCGGCGGTAAGCCACGAGATGCGCACCCCCCTCACAGCGCTCATCGGGTACTTCCAGATCATCCAGGAGAAGGGGCTCGCCGATCCGCAGCTCAGGGAGTACCTGGAGACGATGTACAACGAGACAGTGCGCCTGAATGAGCTTATCGGCAATTTCCTCGACCTGCAGCGCCTGAAGGCCCGCAAGGCGCTCTACTCTTTCAAGCCGCTCGCCTTGAACAGCCTGATTACTGATACCGCGGCACTCTTTGCCAACACCTCGAAGAAGCACCACATCACCCTCAACGTTGACTCCGAACTTCCCGCGGTCATAGGGGACGAGGACCGCCTGCACCAGGTCTTCAACAACCTCCTGTCCAATGCCATCAAGTACTCACCCGCTGGGGGCGAGATCGTCCTGACGACGAGGTCCGAAGGGAGTAACGTCGCCGTCTCCGTACAGGACAGGGGGATAGGGATACCGCCGGAAGCGCTGAACAAGATTTTTGAGAGATTCTACCGGGTGGACAACACCGACGCTCGCACGGTGGGGGGGACCGGCCTCGGGCTCGCCCTGGTGCGTGAGGTGATCGACACACACGGCGGGAACGTGCGGGTGGAAAGCGTGCTCGGCAAAGGGAGCACCTTTCAGGTCTCCCTCCCCGTCGCGGAGAAGACGTACAACGCGCAGATGATAAGCTAG